One window from the genome of [Clostridium] celerecrescens 18A encodes:
- a CDS encoding tyrosine phenol-lyase, translated as MDMMRFAPEPFKIKMVEPMGNLNKEERKEAIKTAGYNTFLLKSEECFIDLLTDSGTNAMSDRQWAGLMLGDEAYGGSRNFYHLEETVQELFGFKYVVPTHQGRGAENILSSLTIKPGDYVPGNMYFTTTRFHQEHNGATFRDVVIDEAHDPNAILDFKGNVDLVKFQALIDEVGADRIPYICLAVTVNLAGGQPVSMANIKAVSEMAHKYGIKVMFDATRCVENAYFIKTREKGYEDKTIKEIVHELFSYGDGCTMSGKKDCLTNIGGFLCMNDKDLYIRATGMVVQYEGMPTYGGMAGRDMEAMAIGLRESMEYNYISHRVNQIRYLGEKLDEAGVPMVKPSGGHAIFVDARAFLDHLDQKTDFPAQALAAAVYEYSGVRTMERGIISAGRDNKTGENHVPKLETIRLTIPRRVYTYAHLDYVADAMIQLYQVRHDISGLKWVYEPGVLRFFTGRFEPKNGELIKGF; from the coding sequence ATGGATATGATGAGATTTGCACCAGAACCTTTCAAAATTAAGATGGTAGAGCCTATGGGCAACCTTAACAAAGAAGAGAGAAAAGAAGCCATCAAGACAGCAGGATATAATACTTTCCTGCTAAAATCAGAAGAATGTTTTATTGACCTTCTGACAGATTCAGGAACAAATGCAATGAGTGACAGACAGTGGGCAGGACTGATGTTGGGTGATGAAGCCTACGGCGGCTCCAGGAACTTTTATCATCTAGAAGAGACTGTGCAAGAATTATTTGGATTCAAATATGTAGTTCCTACCCACCAGGGACGCGGTGCAGAGAACATACTGTCTTCTCTTACCATTAAGCCAGGAGACTATGTGCCAGGAAACATGTACTTCACCACAACCCGCTTCCATCAGGAACACAATGGTGCTACCTTCCGCGACGTGGTTATTGACGAAGCCCATGATCCAAATGCAATCCTGGACTTCAAGGGCAATGTAGACTTAGTTAAGTTCCAGGCTCTTATTGACGAAGTCGGTGCAGACAGGATCCCATATATCTGCCTTGCAGTTACAGTAAACCTGGCAGGCGGGCAGCCCGTTTCCATGGCTAACATAAAGGCTGTATCCGAGATGGCCCATAAGTATGGCATTAAGGTAATGTTTGATGCCACAAGATGCGTGGAAAACGCATATTTCATCAAGACAAGAGAAAAAGGCTATGAAGACAAAACCATTAAGGAAATTGTCCACGAATTGTTCTCCTACGGCGATGGCTGCACAATGTCCGGAAAGAAAGACTGTCTGACCAATATCGGCGGATTCCTTTGCATGAATGATAAAGATTTATATATCCGTGCAACAGGAATGGTCGTACAGTATGAAGGTATGCCTACCTACGGCGGAATGGCTGGAAGAGATATGGAAGCTATGGCAATTGGTCTTAGAGAGTCAATGGAATACAACTACATCAGCCATCGCGTAAATCAGATCCGTTACCTTGGCGAGAAACTGGATGAAGCAGGAGTTCCTATGGTTAAGCCAAGCGGTGGTCATGCAATCTTCGTAGATGCCCGTGCATTCTTAGACCATCTGGATCAGAAAACGGATTTCCCGGCTCAGGCTCTGGCAGCTGCTGTTTACGAGTACTCCGGCGTTAGAACCATGGAACGCGGCATAATCTCCGCAGGAAGAGACAACAAGACAGGAGAGAACCATGTGCCGAAGCTGGAGACAATCCGTCTGACCATTCCGAGAAGGGTTTATACATATGCACATCTGGACTATGTTGCTGACGCAATGATCCAGTTGTATCAGGTGAGACATGACATCAGCGGTCTTAAATGGGTATATGAGCCTGGAGTTCTGCGTTTCTTCACCGGACGCTTTGAACCAAAGAATGGAGAGTTAATTAAGGGATTCTGA